A single region of the Nocardioides sp. W7 genome encodes:
- a CDS encoding pyridoxal-phosphate dependent enzyme has protein sequence MRFDNLLASVGGTPLVGLPRLSPSPDVRLWAKLEDRNPTGSIKDRPALKMIEEAEKNGALRPGCTILEPTSGNTGISLAMAAKLKGYRIVCVMPENTSEERRQLLRMWGAEIISSPAAGGSNEAVRVAKQVAAEHPDWVMLYQYGNASNALAHEEGTGPELLADLPSITHFVAGLGTTGTLMGVSRYFRTAKPEVRIVAAEPRYGELVYGLRNLDEGFVPELYDADLIDARFSVGPRDAVRRVRELLELEGIFAGISTGAILHAALGQAAKAVQAGESADIAFVVADGGWKYLSTGAYEGTVDQAEDRLEGQLWA, from the coding sequence ATGCGCTTCGACAACCTGCTCGCCTCGGTCGGCGGCACCCCGCTGGTCGGTCTGCCGAGGCTCTCGCCGAGCCCCGACGTACGTCTCTGGGCGAAGCTCGAGGACCGCAACCCGACCGGCTCGATCAAGGACCGCCCGGCCCTGAAGATGATCGAGGAGGCGGAGAAGAACGGCGCGCTGCGCCCCGGCTGCACGATCCTGGAGCCGACGTCCGGCAACACCGGCATCTCGCTGGCGATGGCGGCCAAGCTCAAGGGCTACCGGATCGTCTGCGTGATGCCGGAGAACACCTCCGAGGAGCGCCGCCAGCTGCTGCGGATGTGGGGCGCGGAGATCATCTCCTCGCCCGCCGCCGGCGGCTCCAACGAGGCCGTCCGGGTCGCCAAGCAGGTGGCCGCGGAGCACCCCGACTGGGTGATGCTCTACCAGTACGGCAACGCGTCCAACGCGCTCGCGCACGAGGAGGGCACCGGCCCCGAGCTGCTCGCCGACCTGCCATCGATCACCCACTTCGTCGCCGGCCTCGGCACCACCGGCACCCTGATGGGCGTCTCCCGCTACTTCCGCACCGCCAAGCCGGAGGTGCGCATCGTCGCCGCCGAGCCGCGGTACGGCGAGCTCGTCTACGGCCTGCGCAACCTCGACGAGGGCTTCGTCCCCGAGCTGTACGACGCGGACCTGATCGACGCCCGCTTCTCCGTCGGCCCGCGCGACGCCGTGCGCCGGGTCCGGGAGCTGCTGGAGCTCGAGGGCATCTTCGCCGGCATCTCCACCGGCGCGATCCTGCACGCCGCGCTCGGCCAGGCCGCCAAGGCGGTCCAGGCCGGCGAGAGCGCCGACATCGCGTTCGTGGTCGCCGACGGCGGCTGGAAGTACCTCTCCACCGGGGCCTACGAGGGCACCGTCGACCAGGCCGAGGACCGGCTCGAAGGGCAGCTGTGGGCCTGA
- a CDS encoding ABC transporter ATP-binding protein, giving the protein MPTPPTEPAVEVDGLRKTYGAKVAVADVGFTVQRGEVFGILGPNGAGKTTTVEAIAGIRVGDAGRIRVLGIDPWTEREALTRVLSIQLQESRLQAKITVREALELWSALYDEPVPWGEVAERLGLTEHLGRRFGDLSGGQQQRLSVALALVARPEVVILDELSTGLDPRARRDVWQVVRDLRAAGVTVLLVTHSMEEAQALCDRVAIIDGGRIRALDTPAGLIRTAGEATTMTFVPSAPIDLGALRALSDVRSVHAEDGTVVVTGDEDVAVTVVTTLVAQGVVPKRLDVTSGSLDTAYLDLTATDRTEEPA; this is encoded by the coding sequence ATGCCCACCCCACCCACCGAGCCCGCCGTCGAGGTCGACGGCCTCCGCAAGACCTACGGCGCGAAAGTCGCCGTCGCCGACGTCGGCTTCACCGTTCAGCGCGGTGAGGTCTTCGGCATCCTCGGCCCGAACGGCGCGGGGAAGACCACGACGGTCGAGGCGATCGCCGGCATCCGGGTCGGCGACGCCGGCCGGATCCGAGTGCTCGGGATCGACCCCTGGACCGAGCGCGAGGCGCTGACCCGGGTGCTGTCGATCCAGCTCCAGGAGAGCCGCCTGCAGGCGAAGATCACCGTCCGGGAGGCGCTGGAGCTCTGGTCGGCGCTGTACGACGAACCGGTGCCCTGGGGCGAGGTCGCCGAGCGACTCGGACTCACCGAGCACCTCGGCCGCCGGTTCGGCGACCTCAGCGGCGGCCAGCAGCAGCGGCTCTCCGTCGCGCTCGCCCTCGTCGCGCGTCCGGAGGTGGTGATCCTCGACGAGCTGAGCACCGGGCTGGACCCCCGCGCCCGCCGCGACGTGTGGCAGGTGGTGCGCGACCTGCGCGCCGCGGGTGTGACGGTGCTGCTGGTCACCCACTCGATGGAGGAGGCCCAGGCGCTGTGTGACCGCGTCGCGATCATCGACGGAGGGCGGATCCGCGCCCTCGACACCCCCGCGGGGCTGATCCGCACCGCGGGCGAGGCGACGACGATGACGTTCGTGCCGTCGGCACCGATCGACCTCGGGGCGCTGCGCGCGCTGTCCGACGTGCGCTCGGTGCACGCCGAGGACGGCACCGTGGTCGTCACGGGCGACGAGGACGTCGCCGTCACCGTGGTGACGACCCTCGTCGCGCAGGGCGTCGTACCCAAGCGGCTGGACGTGACCTCCGGCTCGCTGGACACCGCCTACCTGGACCTCACCGCCACCGACCGGACGGAGGAGCCCGCGTGA
- a CDS encoding ABC transporter permease: MSTLITPGARAVLRTEARLFGRELTSLFWILVFPTALLCILGAIPSFREPDPELGGLRLVDLYLPVTILLSMIMAAVMSMPPVVFAYRESGVLRRLSTTPLGPGALLGAQVLLHAAAVVTSSLLALVVGRLVLDVPFPDSLLGYGLAHVLALTAAFSIGAVVTSVSPDARTGNVIGMLVFFPAMFTAGVYLPVQAMPDPLRDVLGYTPLTAAAEAMTEALDGGFPDGQHLLVVAVWAAVLSLLAVRTFRWE; this comes from the coding sequence GTGAGCACCCTCATCACCCCCGGCGCCCGCGCCGTGCTGCGCACCGAGGCGAGGCTCTTCGGCCGCGAGCTCACCTCGCTCTTCTGGATCCTGGTCTTCCCCACCGCGCTGCTGTGCATCCTCGGGGCGATCCCGAGCTTCCGCGAGCCGGACCCGGAGCTGGGCGGGCTGCGCCTCGTCGATCTGTACCTCCCGGTCACGATCCTGCTGTCGATGATCATGGCCGCGGTGATGTCGATGCCTCCCGTCGTCTTCGCCTACCGCGAGAGCGGGGTGCTGCGCCGGCTGAGCACGACGCCGCTCGGGCCGGGCGCCCTGCTCGGCGCCCAGGTGCTGCTGCACGCCGCCGCCGTCGTCACCTCGTCGCTGCTCGCGCTCGTGGTGGGCCGGCTGGTCCTCGACGTCCCGTTCCCCGACTCCCTCCTCGGCTACGGGCTGGCCCACGTGCTCGCACTGACCGCGGCGTTCTCGATCGGCGCCGTCGTCACCTCGGTCTCCCCCGACGCTCGGACCGGCAACGTGATCGGCATGCTCGTGTTCTTCCCGGCGATGTTCACCGCGGGCGTGTACCTGCCGGTCCAGGCGATGCCGGACCCGCTGCGCGACGTCCTCGGCTACACGCCCCTGACCGCGGCCGCCGAGGCGATGACCGAGGCGCTGGACGGCGGGTTCCCCGACGGGCAGCACCTGCTGGTGGTCGCCGTCTGGGCAGCGGTGCTCTCGCTGCTCGCGGTGCGCACCTTCCGCTGGGAGTGA
- a CDS encoding sensor histidine kinase gives MSATVAGEQDWDRAFRHLPLVLLAVATVVALATGPVAGATSPGWRLVAQLALAAVTGACLAWWAYVRPLATASASTPFRYTLRTLLAFALTVLNPLFCVFGWIGFADATDTFRGRGVWLAFAATAVVMATGQSGGLPIGSVGQVVFYLALFALNFGLAAAMGRYAIHVERTSEDRAVAITDLERVNASLEAAIARNEALQQTVVAQARVAGVQEERQRLAREIHDTLAQSLAAVVAQLQAAEQEPEPASRIARAAELARGALAEARRSVLDLAPQPLDGASLPDALELVVRDWAGDRAEVRADVVVTGTPETLHPEVEATVLRVAQESLTNVAKHAAAARVGVTLSYDGDEVVLDVRDDGVGFDPDRPAPEGSFGLRAMRQRAERLAGVLALESRPGGGTAVSVRLPALAREAA, from the coding sequence ATGAGCGCGACCGTCGCCGGCGAGCAGGACTGGGACCGCGCCTTCCGACACCTCCCCCTGGTGCTGCTCGCCGTCGCCACGGTCGTCGCCCTCGCGACCGGACCGGTGGCGGGCGCGACCTCGCCCGGCTGGCGCCTGGTCGCCCAGCTCGCACTCGCCGCGGTGACCGGAGCCTGCCTGGCCTGGTGGGCCTACGTCCGGCCCCTCGCGACGGCCTCGGCCAGCACCCCGTTCCGATACACCCTGCGGACCCTCCTGGCCTTCGCGCTCACCGTGCTCAACCCGCTGTTCTGCGTCTTCGGCTGGATCGGGTTCGCCGACGCCACGGACACCTTCCGCGGACGCGGGGTGTGGCTGGCGTTCGCCGCGACCGCGGTGGTCATGGCCACCGGTCAGTCGGGCGGCCTGCCCATCGGCTCCGTGGGCCAGGTCGTGTTCTACCTGGCGCTGTTCGCCTTGAACTTCGGCCTGGCGGCCGCCATGGGGCGGTACGCGATCCACGTCGAGCGGACGAGCGAGGATCGCGCGGTCGCGATCACCGACCTGGAGCGGGTCAACGCCAGCCTCGAGGCGGCCATCGCCCGCAACGAGGCGCTGCAGCAGACCGTCGTGGCCCAGGCCCGGGTCGCCGGCGTCCAGGAGGAGCGGCAGCGCCTGGCCCGGGAGATCCACGACACCCTCGCGCAGTCGCTCGCCGCCGTGGTCGCCCAGCTGCAGGCCGCCGAGCAGGAGCCGGAGCCGGCGTCCCGGATCGCCCGGGCCGCCGAGCTGGCGCGCGGCGCGCTCGCCGAGGCGCGCCGCTCGGTGCTGGACCTGGCGCCGCAGCCGCTCGACGGCGCCTCGCTCCCGGACGCGCTGGAGCTGGTCGTGCGGGACTGGGCCGGCGACCGCGCCGAGGTGCGCGCCGACGTGGTCGTGACCGGCACCCCCGAGACGCTGCACCCCGAGGTCGAGGCGACGGTGCTGCGCGTCGCCCAGGAGTCGCTGACCAACGTGGCCAAGCACGCCGCCGCCGCCCGGGTCGGCGTGACCCTGTCGTACGACGGCGACGAGGTGGTGCTCGACGTGCGCGACGACGGCGTCGGCTTCGACCCGGACCGTCCCGCCCCCGAGGGCTCGTTCGGGCTGCGCGCCATGCGCCAGCGCGCCGAGCGGCTCGCCGGCGTACTCGCCCTGGAGTCCCGGCCGGGCGGCGGCACCGCCGTGTCGGTCCGGCTTCCGGCCCTCGCCCGGGAGGCCGCGTGA
- a CDS encoding response regulator transcription factor, producing MSGATIRIVVADDHPVVRDGVRSMLSSVPDFEVVGEAASGPEAVTQVLASDPDVVVMDLRMPGGDGVAAVGELRRLGARAAVLVLTTYDTDADTVAAIEAGATGYLLKDTPAERLFESVRATAAGETVLSPAVVARLASHVRSPSGGAALSAREREVLALVARGTSNRAIAEALFVSEATVKTHLVHVYDKLGAADRAAAVAIAYDRGILGG from the coding sequence GTGAGCGGCGCGACGATCCGGATCGTGGTGGCCGACGACCACCCGGTGGTGCGCGACGGGGTGCGCAGCATGCTCAGCTCGGTGCCCGACTTCGAGGTCGTCGGTGAGGCGGCGAGCGGTCCCGAGGCCGTGACCCAGGTGCTCGCGAGCGACCCGGACGTGGTCGTGATGGACCTGCGGATGCCGGGTGGTGACGGCGTCGCCGCCGTCGGGGAGCTGCGGCGACTCGGTGCCCGCGCAGCGGTGCTGGTGCTCACGACGTACGACACCGACGCCGACACCGTGGCCGCCATCGAGGCGGGCGCGACCGGCTACCTGCTGAAGGACACGCCGGCCGAGCGGCTCTTCGAGTCCGTCCGCGCCACCGCGGCCGGCGAGACCGTGCTCTCCCCCGCTGTCGTCGCCCGGCTCGCCTCGCACGTGCGCTCGCCGTCCGGTGGCGCGGCGCTCAGCGCGCGCGAGCGCGAGGTGCTGGCGCTGGTCGCCCGCGGCACCTCCAACCGCGCCATCGCCGAGGCGCTCTTCGTCAGCGAGGCCACCGTGAAGACCCATCTGGTGCACGTCTACGACAAGCTCGGCGCCGCCGACCGCGCGGCCGCCGTGGCCATCGCCTACGACCGAGGCATTCTCGGCGGGTGA
- a CDS encoding NYN domain-containing protein has product MSAAERRTFVLVDGENIDATLGNSLLGRRPTPDERPRWERVTQFAAQVLQQPVTGLFFLNASNGTLPHSFVQALLAMDYRPIPLSGSGDEKVVDVGIQRTLEALAAHDDADVLLASHDADFVRQVAGLIDGHRRVGLIGLREYMSTQLTALGIPMYDLEDDVNAFNQPLPRVKIIPLADFDPEYFLR; this is encoded by the coding sequence GTGAGCGCCGCCGAGCGTCGTACCTTCGTCCTCGTCGACGGCGAGAACATCGACGCGACGCTCGGCAACTCCCTGCTGGGCCGCCGCCCCACCCCGGACGAGCGGCCCCGCTGGGAGCGGGTCACCCAGTTCGCCGCGCAGGTCCTCCAGCAGCCCGTCACCGGGCTGTTCTTCCTCAACGCCTCCAACGGCACGCTGCCGCACTCCTTCGTGCAGGCGCTGCTGGCGATGGACTACCGCCCGATCCCGCTGTCCGGCTCGGGCGACGAGAAGGTCGTCGACGTCGGCATTCAGCGCACCCTGGAGGCGCTGGCGGCGCACGACGACGCCGACGTGCTGTTGGCCAGCCACGACGCCGACTTCGTGCGCCAGGTCGCGGGCCTGATCGACGGGCACCGCCGGGTCGGCCTGATCGGGCTGCGCGAGTACATGAGCACCCAGCTCACCGCGCTCGGCATCCCGATGTACGACCTCGAGGACGACGTCAACGCCTTCAACCAGCCGTTGCCGCGGGTGAAGATCATCCCGCTCGCCGACTTCGACCCCGAGTACTTCCTGCGCTGA
- a CDS encoding MoaD/ThiS family protein: MAIEVRIPTILRTYTDGEKAVSGDGASLSALIDDLEANHPGIKDRLLDNGDLRRFVNVYINDEDVRFIGGLEATLKDGDQVVVLPAVAGGSV, encoded by the coding sequence ATGGCCATCGAGGTCCGGATCCCGACCATCCTGCGCACGTACACCGACGGCGAGAAGGCGGTCAGTGGCGACGGCGCCAGCCTGAGCGCGCTGATCGACGACCTCGAGGCCAACCACCCCGGCATCAAGGACCGCCTGCTCGACAACGGCGACCTGCGCCGGTTCGTCAACGTCTACATCAACGACGAGGACGTCCGCTTCATCGGCGGCCTCGAGGCCACGCTGAAGGACGGCGACCAGGTCGTCGTACTCCCCGCCGTCGCCGGTGGGTCGGTCTGA
- a CDS encoding M67 family metallopeptidase: MLTISQATYDAIVAHAKRDHPDEACGIVAGPEGSDRPERFVEMVNAAGSPTFYEFDSTDLFQLYKDMDANDEEPVVVYHSHTATEAYPSRTDIGLASEPNAHYVLVSTREHGNNEGPVEFRSYRIVDGEVTEEVVTVVPELSAR; encoded by the coding sequence GTGCTGACCATCTCCCAGGCGACCTACGACGCCATCGTCGCGCACGCCAAGCGGGACCATCCCGACGAGGCCTGCGGGATCGTCGCCGGCCCGGAGGGCAGCGACCGGCCCGAGCGGTTCGTCGAGATGGTCAACGCCGCCGGCAGCCCGACCTTCTACGAGTTCGACTCCACCGACCTGTTCCAGCTCTACAAGGACATGGACGCGAACGACGAGGAGCCGGTGGTCGTCTACCACTCGCACACCGCGACGGAGGCCTACCCCAGCCGCACCGACATCGGGCTGGCGAGCGAGCCGAACGCGCACTACGTGCTGGTCAGCACCCGTGAGCACGGGAATAACGAGGGTCCCGTGGAGTTCAGGTCCTACAGAATCGTCGACGGCGAGGTGACCGAGGAAGTGGTCACCGTCGTCCCCGAGCTCAGCGCCCGCTGA
- a CDS encoding MFS transporter, giving the protein MTGTRRLLALTVLATTQLMVILDGTIVNVALPAIRRDLGFSDAGLAWVVNGFFVAFAVLLLPAGRLGDLIGPRRVFLAGVALFTLASLACGLAWSPASLVAARVVQGVGGALSTAVVLGLIAQLYDDPAARGRAFGLLAFVGAAGASVGVVAGGVLTELAGWRWVFLVNAPFGLAVLVAGLRFVDEHPGTGLRAGLAARVPLVPRRVLADRRFLVANAVLFTMTVAGFSFQFLSGLYLQDVLGYPPLRTGLSYLTVTAAIAVSSLVVSSRLAERYGAERVLTGGLVAFVAGLAVLARFPEDGRYWVDVAPALAVVGVGFGLAMPQVTGIAMAAVGAGDTGAASGLVSTTQQLGGAVGLAVVAAVAAASGQSIGLLLAAGVLAVGTAASSYLWTGRPVAGPITPTTASAPSLERC; this is encoded by the coding sequence ATGACCGGAACTCGCCGCCTCCTCGCGCTGACCGTGCTGGCCACGACCCAGCTGATGGTGATCCTCGACGGCACGATCGTGAACGTCGCACTGCCCGCGATCCGCCGAGACCTCGGCTTCTCCGATGCCGGGCTGGCCTGGGTCGTCAACGGCTTCTTCGTCGCGTTCGCCGTCCTGCTGCTCCCGGCCGGCCGGCTCGGTGACCTGATCGGGCCGCGTCGGGTCTTCCTGGCCGGCGTCGCTCTCTTCACCCTCGCCTCGCTCGCCTGCGGACTCGCCTGGAGTCCGGCGTCGCTGGTGGCCGCGCGGGTCGTCCAGGGGGTCGGGGGAGCGCTGAGCACCGCCGTGGTGCTCGGGCTGATCGCCCAGCTGTACGACGACCCCGCCGCGCGCGGGCGTGCCTTCGGGCTGCTCGCCTTCGTCGGGGCCGCGGGCGCCTCGGTCGGCGTGGTGGCCGGCGGGGTGCTGACCGAGCTCGCCGGCTGGCGGTGGGTCTTCCTCGTCAACGCACCGTTCGGGCTGGCCGTCCTGGTCGCCGGTCTGCGGTTCGTCGACGAGCACCCGGGCACCGGGCTACGCGCCGGCCTGGCGGCGCGGGTGCCGCTGGTGCCGCGCCGGGTGCTCGCCGACCGACGCTTCCTGGTCGCCAACGCGGTGCTGTTCACGATGACGGTCGCAGGCTTCAGCTTCCAGTTCCTGAGCGGGCTCTACCTGCAGGACGTGCTCGGCTACCCGCCGCTGCGCACCGGCCTGTCCTACCTCACCGTCACCGCCGCCATCGCCGTCTCCTCGCTCGTGGTCTCGTCCCGGCTCGCCGAGAGGTACGGCGCCGAACGCGTGCTCACCGGCGGGCTGGTCGCGTTCGTGGCCGGGCTGGCGGTGCTGGCCCGCTTCCCCGAGGACGGCCGCTACTGGGTCGACGTCGCGCCCGCGCTGGCGGTGGTGGGGGTGGGCTTCGGGCTCGCGATGCCGCAGGTCACCGGCATCGCCATGGCCGCCGTCGGGGCGGGCGACACCGGCGCGGCCAGCGGACTGGTCAGCACCACCCAGCAGCTCGGGGGAGCGGTGGGGCTGGCCGTCGTCGCAGCGGTCGCCGCTGCCAGCGGGCAGAGCATCGGGCTGCTGCTCGCCGCCGGGGTGCTGGCCGTCGGGACCGCGGCGTCGTCGTACCTCTGGACCGGCCGTCCGGTGGCCGGGCCGATAACCCCCACGACCGCGTCGGCACCTAGTCTGGAGCGGTGCTGA
- a CDS encoding MarR family winged helix-turn-helix transcriptional regulator, which translates to MSSDGRLDLSFLLNQSSYAFAAQLGGALSGLGLTVREFCVLMKAAEGERTQNAVAELAGLDKTTMVSTLDGLEKAGLAERRVSSSDRRARVVAVTPKGRKLLQRAYEVVDEAVESSLSVLDDATRRTFLEALTVLVVGPWATPQHTAPQRRRQPKAAS; encoded by the coding sequence ATGAGCTCCGACGGACGCCTCGACCTGTCCTTCCTGCTGAACCAGTCCTCCTACGCCTTCGCCGCCCAGCTGGGCGGGGCGCTGAGCGGACTGGGCCTCACGGTCCGCGAGTTCTGCGTGCTGATGAAGGCGGCCGAGGGGGAGCGCACCCAGAACGCCGTCGCCGAGCTCGCCGGGTTGGACAAGACCACCATGGTCTCGACCCTGGACGGCCTCGAGAAGGCAGGGCTGGCCGAGCGGAGAGTGTCGAGCTCGGACCGGCGGGCGCGGGTCGTGGCGGTCACCCCGAAGGGCCGCAAGCTGTTGCAGCGGGCCTATGAGGTGGTCGACGAGGCGGTCGAGTCGTCGCTGTCGGTGCTGGACGACGCGACCCGTCGTACCTTCCTCGAGGCGCTGACGGTGCTGGTTGTCGGACCGTGGGCGACGCCGCAGCACACCGCGCCCCAGCGGCGCCGTCAGCCCAAGGCTGCTTCCTGA
- a CDS encoding NUDIX domain-containing protein, protein MPIPPFVVELRKLVGSHELWLPAVTAVVVRDDRILLTLRADNGQWAPITGIVDPGEEPGVAARREALEETGVEISVDRLASVSVSPQITHGNGDLGVYLDLTFTCSWLSGEPYAADDENTDVRWWPVDDLPPMSDFLLPRIEAALSGEITPRFAV, encoded by the coding sequence ATGCCGATCCCGCCGTTCGTCGTCGAGCTCCGCAAGCTGGTCGGAAGCCATGAGCTGTGGCTGCCCGCGGTGACCGCCGTGGTCGTGCGCGACGACCGGATCCTGCTCACCCTGCGCGCCGACAACGGCCAGTGGGCGCCGATCACCGGGATCGTCGACCCGGGGGAGGAGCCCGGGGTCGCCGCCCGCCGGGAGGCGCTGGAGGAGACCGGGGTCGAGATCTCGGTCGACCGGCTGGCCTCGGTCAGCGTGAGCCCGCAGATCACCCACGGCAACGGCGACCTCGGCGTCTACCTCGACCTGACCTTCACCTGCTCGTGGCTCTCGGGCGAGCCGTACGCCGCCGACGACGAGAACACCGACGTGCGCTGGTGGCCGGTCGACGACCTGCCGCCGATGAGCGACTTCCTGCTGCCCCGGATCGAGGCCGCGCTGTCCGGGGAGATCACGCCGCGATTCGCCGTCTGA
- the gdhA gene encoding NADP-specific glutamate dehydrogenase, whose protein sequence is MDPLLESHYETVLARNAGETEFHQAVAEVLESLGPVVRRHPDYLHHAVIERICEPERQLIFRVPWTDDANQVQINRAFRVEFNSALGPFKGGLRFHPSVYLGIVKFLGFEQIFKNALTGLPIGGGKGGSDFDPKGKSDAEVMRFCQSLMTELYRHLGEYTDVPAGDIGVGGREIGYLFGQYKRITNRYESGVLTGKGLSYGGSQVRTEATGYGTVFFTEQMLATANSSLSGRRVIVSGSGNVAIYAAEKAIEFGAQVVACSDSAGYVVDEAGLDLALLRQIKEVDRARISAYAEQRPGASYVAGGRVWDVPCEVALPCATQNELDGAAARTLVENGVRAVAEGANMPCTPDAVRVFQEAGVLFAPGKAANAGGVATSALEMQQNASRDSWSFEHTEARLHDIMVGLHERCATAADDYGLPGNYVAGANIASFLRVADAMLAQGVV, encoded by the coding sequence ATCGACCCGCTCCTGGAGAGCCACTACGAGACCGTGCTGGCCCGCAACGCCGGCGAGACGGAGTTCCACCAGGCCGTCGCCGAGGTGCTGGAGTCGCTGGGGCCCGTCGTACGACGGCACCCCGACTACCTCCACCACGCCGTCATCGAGCGGATCTGCGAGCCCGAGCGCCAGCTGATCTTCCGGGTGCCGTGGACCGACGACGCCAACCAGGTGCAGATCAACCGGGCGTTCCGCGTCGAGTTCAACTCCGCCCTCGGCCCGTTCAAGGGCGGCCTGCGCTTCCACCCGTCGGTCTACCTCGGCATCGTGAAGTTCCTCGGCTTCGAGCAGATCTTCAAGAACGCCCTCACCGGGCTGCCGATCGGCGGCGGCAAAGGCGGGTCGGACTTCGACCCCAAGGGCAAGAGCGACGCCGAGGTGATGCGGTTCTGCCAGTCGCTGATGACCGAGCTCTACCGCCACCTCGGCGAGTACACCGACGTCCCCGCGGGCGACATCGGCGTCGGTGGCCGCGAGATCGGCTACCTCTTCGGGCAGTACAAGCGGATCACCAACCGCTACGAGTCCGGTGTGCTGACCGGCAAGGGCCTGTCGTACGGCGGCTCCCAGGTCCGTACCGAGGCCACCGGCTACGGGACGGTGTTCTTCACCGAGCAGATGCTGGCCACGGCGAACTCCTCGCTCTCGGGCCGCCGGGTGATCGTGTCGGGATCCGGCAACGTCGCGATCTACGCCGCTGAGAAGGCCATCGAGTTCGGCGCCCAGGTCGTCGCCTGCTCCGACTCCGCCGGCTACGTCGTCGACGAGGCCGGCCTCGACCTGGCGCTGCTGCGCCAGATCAAGGAGGTCGACCGGGCCCGGATCTCGGCGTACGCCGAGCAGCGGCCCGGGGCGTCGTACGTCGCGGGCGGCCGGGTGTGGGACGTGCCGTGCGAGGTCGCGCTGCCGTGCGCCACCCAGAACGAGCTCGACGGCGCCGCGGCCCGGACCCTGGTCGAGAACGGCGTGCGCGCGGTCGCCGAGGGCGCCAACATGCCGTGCACCCCCGATGCGGTGCGGGTCTTCCAGGAGGCCGGGGTGCTCTTCGCACCCGGCAAGGCCGCCAACGCGGGCGGCGTCGCGACCAGCGCCCTGGAGATGCAGCAGAACGCCTCGCGCGACTCGTGGAGCTTCGAGCACACCGAGGCCCGCCTGCACGACATCATGGTCGGGCTGCACGAGCGCTGCGCCACCGCGGCCGACGACTACGGCCTGCCCGGCAACTACGTCGCGGGCGCGAACATCGCCAGCTTCCTGCGAGTCGCCGACGCCATGCTCGCCCAGGGCGTGGTCTGA
- a CDS encoding DUF2017 domain-containing protein encodes MSGFHRHRRSQRIIATFSGLEADLLRTLASQLVELLRNEAAVPRDDRDPFEALMDFSGPTSEPEDPVLARLFPTAYPDDEEAASEFRRFTEGGLRDGKAAAAVAIIDGLEEAGLPPELAEDGLMIDVELEEPEAVAWMRSFTDLRLALATRLGIEEGDEEFWYALPDEDPRAQIHDIYEWIGQLQETLVLALSGD; translated from the coding sequence TTGAGTGGTTTCCACCGGCACCGGCGCAGCCAGCGGATCATCGCGACGTTCTCGGGCCTCGAGGCCGACCTGCTGCGCACGCTGGCGTCCCAGCTGGTCGAGCTGCTGCGCAACGAGGCGGCCGTCCCGCGCGACGACCGCGACCCGTTCGAGGCGCTGATGGACTTCAGCGGCCCGACGAGCGAGCCCGAGGACCCGGTGCTCGCGCGGCTGTTCCCGACGGCGTACCCCGACGACGAGGAGGCCGCCTCGGAGTTCCGCCGGTTCACCGAGGGCGGGCTGCGCGACGGCAAGGCCGCCGCGGCGGTCGCGATCATCGACGGCCTCGAGGAGGCCGGCCTGCCGCCCGAGCTGGCCGAGGACGGGCTGATGATCGACGTGGAGCTGGAGGAGCCCGAGGCCGTGGCCTGGATGCGCTCCTTCACCGACCTGCGGCTCGCGCTGGCCACCCGGCTGGGGATCGAGGAGGGCGACGAGGAGTTCTGGTACGCCCTGCCCGACGAGGACCCGCGCGCCCAGATCCACGACATCTACGAGTGGATCGGCCAGCTCCAGGAGACCCTCGTCCTGGCCCTCAGCGGCGACTGA
- the clpS gene encoding ATP-dependent Clp protease adapter ClpS, translating into MSSAPVEVEPILTPDELTLRSTPWVTIVWNDPVNLMSYVTYVFRKYFGYEKKKAEKLMMEVHEDGKSVVSSGSREEMERDVQAMHEYGLWATMEKQE; encoded by the coding sequence GTGTCCTCCGCCCCCGTCGAGGTCGAGCCGATCCTCACCCCGGACGAGCTCACTCTCCGCTCCACGCCCTGGGTGACGATCGTGTGGAACGACCCGGTCAACCTGATGTCGTACGTCACCTACGTCTTCCGCAAGTACTTCGGCTACGAGAAGAAGAAGGCCGAGAAGCTGATGATGGAGGTCCACGAGGACGGCAAGTCGGTGGTCAGCTCCGGCTCGCGCGAGGAGATGGAGCGCGACGTGCAGGCGATGCACGAGTACGGCCTGTGGGCCACGATGGAGAAGCAGGAGTGA